Sequence from the Nocardia brasiliensis genome:
GCCGAGACCTTCGCGCACTACCTGCACATCCGCGACACCCTCGATACCGCGGCGGCGTTCGGGATCGCCCCCGCGGGCGCCAGCCTGGACCGCCCGCAGGTGGGCCGCTCGGGGTTCGACAAGATCATCGATCTGTGGCTGCCGCTGGCCTGGTCGCTCAACATGGTCAACCGCTCGATGGGGCACCCAGACCTCTACCCGTTCGTGCTCCCGGAGCGCGTGCTCGACAAGATGCGCCTGGTCCACGAACTGTGCGCTCGGTCAGGGGCATAGCCCTTCTGCGGCAACGTTATTCGTGTGCGGCGTAGATGTGCGCCGAGACCTCGTCGCGCATCGTGGTGAAGCCGGGCCGCTCGCGCAGTTCCGCGAAGCTCGGCTCGACGAGCCCGGCCTTGAACGAGGTCGGCTCGTCGTAGATCACCCGGCCCGGCCTGGTGCCCATGACCAGCACCCGGGTGCCGAGCAGGAGTGCCTCATCGATGCTGTGCGTGACGAACAGGACCGTCTTGCGCCGCTCGCGCCACAGCGTCAGCAGCTCACCCTGGAGCTTCTCCCTGGTCAACGCGTCCAACGCGCCGAACGGCTCGTCCATCAGGATGATCCGCGGATCGTTGATCAACACCCGGGCGATCTGCGCGCGCTGCTGTTGCCCGCCGGACAGCTCGTAGGGCCGGCGACCACCCAGGTGGTCGAGGCCGACCAGGGTGAGCATCCGCTGCGCCTCGGCGCCGCGGGCGGCCCGTGGCACGCCGCGGACCTTCGGGCCGAACTCGACGTTCTGCCGTACCGAGAGCCATGGGTAGAGATTGGGTTGCTGGAAGACGACGCCACGGTCGGGAGCGGGCCCGGTGACCGGACGGTCGCCGATCAGGACGCGGCCCTCGGTCGGTTCGAGGAAGCCGGCGAGCAGGTTCAGCAGCGTGGACTTGCCG
This genomic interval carries:
- a CDS encoding ABC transporter ATP-binding protein, which gives rise to MTVRADTAARHRVTLAGVSKSYRGDDGPTQVLAPTDLTLDPGEFVCVVGPSGCGKSTLLNLLAGFLEPTEGRVLIGDRPVTGPAPDRGVVFQQPNLYPWLSVRQNVEFGPKVRGVPRAARGAEAQRMLTLVGLDHLGGRRPYELSGGQQQRAQIARVLINDPRIILMDEPFGALDALTREKLQGELLTLWRERRKTVLFVTHSIDEALLLGTRVLVMGTRPGRVIYDEPTSFKAGLVEPSFAELRERPGFTTMRDEVSAHIYAAHE